Proteins from a genomic interval of Enterococcus faecium:
- the hpf gene encoding ribosome hibernation-promoting factor, HPF/YfiA family, whose product MFRYNVRGENIEVTEAIRDYVEKKVGKLERYFSDAPDATAHVNLKVYTEKTAKVEVTIPLPYLVLRAEETSPDLYASIDLVVDKLERQIRKFKTKINRKSRETGMNTADAAALFNEEDENENDSELDIVRTKRLSLKPMDSEEAVLQMNMLGHNFFIFEDAETNGTSIVYRRKDGKYGLIETD is encoded by the coding sequence ATGTTTAGATATAATGTACGCGGCGAAAATATCGAAGTAACTGAAGCGATTCGCGACTACGTTGAGAAAAAAGTAGGCAAACTAGAACGCTATTTCAGTGACGCACCCGATGCAACGGCGCATGTGAACTTAAAAGTTTATACAGAAAAAACAGCAAAAGTGGAAGTAACGATCCCATTACCTTATCTTGTATTACGTGCCGAAGAAACTTCTCCAGATTTATACGCAAGTATCGATTTGGTTGTTGATAAATTGGAACGCCAAATCCGCAAATTCAAAACAAAAATTAATCGTAAATCCCGTGAAACGGGCATGAATACTGCAGATGCTGCTGCTTTATTCAATGAAGAGGACGAAAACGAAAATGATTCTGAATTAGATATCGTACGTACGAAACGCCTTTCATTGAAACCAATGGATAGTGAAGAAGCAGTCTTACAAATGAACATGCTGGGACATAACTTCTTTATTTTTGAAGATGCAGAAACAAATGGTACAAGTATCGTTTACCGCCGTAAAGATGGAAAATACGGACTGATTGAAACAGACTGA
- the secA gene encoding preprotein translocase subunit SecA: MANLIRSLIENDKKELKRLDSIAKKVEAYADQMAALTDEQLQAKTAEFKGRYQKGETLDQLLPEAFAVVREAAKRVLGLYPYHVQLMGGIVLHDGNIPEMRTGEGKTLTATMPVYLNALTGEGVHVVTVNEYLATRDSTEMGELYNFLGLTVGLNINSKSSDEKREAYNCDITYSTNNELGFDYLRDNMVVYRHQMVQRPLNYAIVDEVDSILIDEARTPLIISGQAEKSTALYTRADNFVKRLKEEEDYKIDVQSKTISLTEAGIEKAEETFGLDNLYDIENTALTHHLDQALRANYIMLLDIDYVVQDGKVLIVDQFTGRIMDGRRYSDGLHQAIEAKEGVEIEDETKTMATITFQNYFRMYKKLAGMTGTAKTEEEEFREIYNIQVYQIPTNRPVIRDDRPDLLYPTLQSKFHAVVQDIKDRYRKGQPVLVGTVAVETSELLSDMLNQERIPHEVLNAKNHFKEAEIIMNAGQKGAVTIATNMAGRGTDIKLGLGVRELGGLAVIGTERHESRRIDNQLRGRAGRQGDPGMSQFYLSLEDDLMKRFGSERIKAFLDRMKIGEEDAVIQSKMLTKQVESAQKRVEGNNYDTRKNVLQYDDVMREQREVIYKQRQEVIMEEKSLSKPLMNMVKRTISRVVDAHTQLEKENWNLESIIDFAGSTLVHEDSITLADIEGKTAQEIKEYLNERAQEVFNTKAAQLNGPEQLLEFEKVVILRVVDSKWTDHIDAMDQLRQSIGLRAYGQNNPLVEYQTEGYKMFEDMVGAIEYEVTRIFMKAEIRQNVQREQVSQGTASHSEDGDAKENSNTSAKKQPIHVNKVGRNDPCPCGSGKKYKNCHGKNAN; this comes from the coding sequence ATGGCCAATTTGATTCGTTCACTTATCGAAAACGATAAGAAAGAACTAAAACGTTTAGATAGCATTGCAAAAAAAGTTGAAGCATACGCTGACCAAATGGCAGCATTAACTGATGAACAATTACAGGCAAAAACTGCTGAATTCAAGGGCAGATACCAAAAAGGAGAAACATTAGATCAATTACTTCCGGAAGCTTTTGCAGTCGTCCGAGAAGCAGCAAAACGTGTATTAGGTTTATATCCATACCACGTACAATTGATGGGTGGAATCGTGCTTCACGATGGAAATATCCCTGAAATGCGTACTGGTGAAGGTAAAACCTTGACCGCAACGATGCCAGTATATCTAAATGCTCTGACTGGCGAAGGGGTACACGTAGTTACCGTCAATGAATATTTAGCAACCCGTGACTCGACGGAAATGGGCGAACTTTATAATTTCTTAGGATTAACAGTGGGGTTGAATATCAACTCAAAATCTTCGGATGAAAAACGCGAGGCTTATAATTGTGATATCACTTATAGTACGAATAATGAATTAGGATTTGACTACTTGAGAGACAATATGGTCGTTTACCGCCATCAAATGGTACAACGTCCGCTGAATTATGCCATTGTCGATGAAGTTGACTCAATCTTGATTGATGAAGCGAGAACGCCGCTGATCATTTCAGGGCAAGCAGAAAAATCCACAGCTTTATATACAAGAGCAGACAACTTCGTGAAACGTTTGAAAGAAGAAGAAGATTATAAAATCGATGTACAATCAAAAACAATCAGTTTAACCGAAGCAGGGATCGAAAAAGCAGAAGAAACATTCGGTTTGGATAACTTATACGACATTGAAAATACTGCATTGACCCATCACTTGGATCAAGCATTGAGAGCCAACTATATCATGCTTTTAGATATCGATTATGTTGTCCAAGACGGAAAAGTACTGATTGTTGACCAGTTCACTGGTCGGATCATGGATGGACGCCGTTATTCAGATGGACTTCACCAAGCAATCGAAGCTAAAGAAGGCGTAGAGATCGAAGACGAAACGAAAACCATGGCGACGATCACTTTCCAGAACTATTTCCGTATGTACAAGAAACTTGCGGGAATGACTGGTACAGCTAAAACAGAAGAAGAAGAATTCAGAGAAATTTATAACATCCAAGTATACCAAATTCCGACAAATCGTCCGGTTATCCGTGATGATCGTCCAGATTTGCTTTACCCAACATTACAAAGCAAGTTCCACGCTGTCGTGCAAGATATCAAAGATCGCTACCGCAAAGGTCAACCTGTGTTAGTCGGAACTGTTGCGGTTGAAACATCTGAGTTATTATCAGATATGCTGAATCAAGAACGTATTCCTCATGAAGTGCTGAATGCGAAAAATCACTTTAAAGAAGCAGAGATCATCATGAATGCTGGTCAAAAAGGTGCTGTGACGATTGCTACCAACATGGCTGGTCGGGGAACAGATATCAAGTTAGGACTTGGGGTAAGAGAACTTGGTGGTCTAGCAGTTATCGGGACAGAACGACATGAATCTCGTCGTATCGATAACCAGCTTCGAGGACGTGCAGGACGTCAAGGAGACCCTGGTATGTCACAGTTCTACTTGTCATTGGAAGATGATTTGATGAAACGATTCGGTTCAGAACGAATCAAAGCTTTCTTAGATCGGATGAAGATCGGTGAGGAAGATGCTGTTATCCAAAGCAAGATGCTGACGAAACAAGTAGAATCTGCACAAAAACGTGTAGAAGGAAATAACTATGACACACGTAAAAACGTCTTACAATACGATGATGTGATGCGTGAACAACGTGAAGTAATCTATAAACAGCGACAAGAAGTAATCATGGAAGAAAAAAGCTTATCCAAGCCACTAATGAACATGGTCAAACGGACAATCAGTCGTGTAGTAGATGCGCATACACAATTAGAGAAAGAAAATTGGAATTTGGAAAGTATCATCGATTTTGCCGGCAGTACTCTTGTCCATGAAGATAGCATTACTCTTGCAGATATCGAAGGAAAAACAGCTCAGGAGATCAAAGAGTATCTAAACGAACGAGCACAAGAAGTATTTAATACCAAAGCGGCTCAACTAAATGGTCCAGAGCAACTGTTGGAATTTGAAAAAGTCGTGATCTTGCGTGTTGTGGACTCTAAATGGACAGACCATATTGATGCAATGGATCAATTACGTCAGTCAATCGGCTTACGTGCTTATGGACAGAACAATCCATTAGTCGAATATCAAACAGAAGGCTATAAGATGTTTGAAGATATGGTAGGCGCCATCGAGTATGAAGTCACTCGAATCTTTATGAAAGCTGAGATCCGTCAAAACGTACAGCGTGAACAGGTTTCTCAAGGAACAGCTTCTCACTCAGAAGACGGAGATGCCAAAGAAAATAGTAATACTAGCGCGAAAAAACAGCCAATCCATGTGAATAAGGTCGGAAGAAATGATCCTTGTCCTTGTGGAAGCGGGAAAAAATATAAGAACTGTCATGGAAAAAATGCAAACTAA
- a CDS encoding DEAD/DEAH box helicase family protein — MNHFWGRRLLTRDIEAIDCEEVNLPNYEKIAAVERLGNWILCHRCGMRTSVIDGQLADYGYFCTHCLYLGRCDTQQDLYLFDQPEAKPREVVFFWTGQLTEKQTEISKRILCHSEKRHHLIWAVTGAGKTEMLYPILVETLKAGGRVAICTPRVDVCNELFLRYRYVFPEEKITLLHGNTATAYTFTSFVICTIHQLYRFYRSFDLIVIDEIDAFPYNGDAGLAHAVQTAIKPDGRFIYLSATPDKKLLKEIKQTFDIHKLALRFHRRLLPEPVLVFMNNWRQKCKNKKKIKSLVRIIHQLIKENHILLFCPSITMMHRLKATLQEALPRYEITDVSSRDNQRAEKVQKMREAKYDILLTTMILERGVTFERISVIVLGADHPVFTKSSLVQIAGRADRKGPYTNSQVYFFYEEKTAAIRKVCQEIKEMNEEGKKML; from the coding sequence ATGAATCATTTTTGGGGTAGAAGGCTTCTGACGAGAGATATTGAAGCAATAGACTGTGAGGAGGTAAATTTACCAAATTATGAGAAGATCGCAGCAGTGGAACGTTTGGGCAACTGGATTCTTTGTCATCGCTGTGGAATGAGGACGTCCGTCATTGATGGACAGCTTGCAGATTACGGTTATTTTTGTACACATTGTCTATATTTAGGGCGATGCGACACTCAACAAGATTTATATTTGTTTGATCAGCCTGAAGCAAAACCTCGAGAAGTCGTCTTTTTTTGGACAGGACAGCTTACTGAAAAACAAACGGAAATCTCAAAGAGAATACTTTGCCATTCAGAAAAAAGACATCATCTTATTTGGGCTGTAACAGGTGCAGGGAAAACAGAGATGCTTTATCCTATTTTAGTGGAAACTTTAAAAGCTGGAGGAAGAGTAGCGATTTGTACACCGCGAGTCGATGTTTGTAATGAATTGTTTTTACGCTATCGTTATGTTTTTCCAGAAGAAAAAATCACGTTGCTCCATGGGAATACAGCAACGGCTTATACCTTTACTTCTTTTGTTATCTGTACGATTCATCAGCTATACCGTTTTTATCGGTCCTTTGATTTAATAGTGATCGATGAGATCGATGCGTTTCCTTATAACGGGGATGCAGGATTAGCTCATGCTGTGCAAACAGCGATTAAACCAGACGGACGATTCATCTACTTAAGTGCCACACCTGATAAAAAGTTACTAAAGGAAATCAAGCAGACGTTTGACATCCACAAACTTGCTTTACGCTTTCATCGGCGTTTGCTTCCTGAACCCGTCTTGGTTTTCATGAATAATTGGCGACAAAAATGCAAGAACAAGAAGAAGATAAAATCTTTGGTGCGGATCATTCATCAATTAATTAAAGAAAACCATATCCTTTTATTTTGTCCAAGTATCACGATGATGCATCGTTTGAAAGCCACACTTCAAGAGGCTCTTCCGAGATATGAGATCACAGATGTTTCTTCAAGAGACAATCAGCGGGCGGAAAAAGTCCAGAAAATGCGAGAAGCAAAATATGACATACTGTTAACCACGATGATCCTTGAACGTGGAGTCACATTTGAAAGAATATCCGTTATCGTTTTAGGAGCGGATCATCCGGTTTTTACTAAATCTTCTTTGGTACAAATCGCAGGAAGAGCCGATCGTAAAGGGCCTTATACGAACAGTCAAGTATACTTTTTCTATGAAGAAAAAACTGCAGCTATTCGAAAAGTTTGTCAGGAAATCAAAGAAATGAATGAAGAAGGGAAGAAGATGCTGTGA
- a CDS encoding ComF family protein, whose protein sequence is MRCSCCSKDIFQNLTFSEIIGVSKYRLPQTCSVCRAQFHLLETRGCSGCQKPIHFNLESTKKKVKSIPVYCSDCQEWKKKYPTYDFQHRAFFVYDENMKAWLNQYKFMGDIRLAGTFAYRWTQIKKEYPTYIYCPIPLSEKRRTERGFNQVSEMLKAARIPFQMLLKREKHLLAQAKNTRKERLEMPQPFELAVTFSKIQNKKILIIDDVYTTGQTLFHAADCLQVAQPKIIRTISLAR, encoded by the coding sequence GTGAGGTGCAGTTGCTGCAGTAAAGATATCTTCCAAAATTTAACATTCAGCGAGATTATTGGTGTTTCGAAATACAGATTACCTCAGACTTGTTCAGTTTGTCGCGCACAATTTCATTTATTGGAAACAAGAGGCTGTTCTGGCTGTCAAAAACCAATCCATTTCAATCTAGAGAGTACGAAAAAGAAAGTAAAGTCTATTCCCGTTTACTGCAGTGACTGTCAAGAATGGAAGAAGAAATATCCGACCTATGATTTTCAGCACCGTGCCTTTTTTGTGTACGATGAAAATATGAAGGCCTGGCTCAATCAATACAAGTTTATGGGAGATATCCGACTAGCAGGCACCTTTGCATATAGATGGACGCAGATAAAAAAAGAATACCCGACATACATCTATTGTCCAATACCTTTATCTGAAAAAAGGCGAACAGAAAGAGGATTCAATCAAGTAAGCGAGATGTTGAAAGCAGCAAGAATTCCTTTTCAGATGCTACTCAAAAGAGAGAAGCATCTGCTGGCTCAAGCAAAAAACACGCGAAAGGAAAGATTGGAGATGCCTCAACCTTTTGAACTTGCAGTCACCTTTTCTAAGATACAAAATAAAAAAATATTGATTATTGATGATGTCTATACAACAGGACAGACTCTTTTCCACGCAGCAGATTGTTTGCAGGTCGCACAGCCGAAAATCATCCGAACCATTTCTTTGGCGAGATGA